A single genomic interval of Tsukamurella paurometabola harbors:
- a CDS encoding DHH family phosphoesterase has product MTDAADAAAAALQGARSVAVYCHVRPDADTLGSGLGLARVLRARGAAVTVSHPGPDLPSGIGLLPGVDTFTAPMADADVAVAVDCASSERLAGLEESFHGHPVRVVIDHHATNTGFGTVDLIDPAANCTTELVLAVIDALGAELDPGTADCLYAGLITDTGSFRWATPAGHVMASRLLAAGARGRELSRDLLDSHPRAWFAMVAAVLGSATAVPEAFGGRGAVYAVCRAADRGPLGWDAAESLIDLLRTAEDCEVAALFKESDDGEWSASLRARTDLDVSALARGFGGGGHRLAAGYSATGSSDDVVSAFLARV; this is encoded by the coding sequence GTGACCGACGCCGCAGACGCCGCCGCGGCGGCGCTGCAGGGCGCCCGCAGCGTGGCGGTGTACTGCCACGTGCGCCCCGATGCCGACACCCTCGGCTCGGGTCTCGGCCTCGCGCGGGTGCTCCGCGCCCGCGGCGCGGCGGTCACCGTGAGCCACCCGGGCCCGGACCTGCCGTCCGGGATCGGTCTGCTTCCGGGTGTGGACACCTTCACCGCCCCGATGGCCGACGCGGACGTGGCCGTCGCGGTCGACTGCGCCAGCTCGGAGCGGCTCGCGGGGCTCGAGGAGTCCTTCCACGGTCATCCCGTCAGGGTGGTCATCGATCACCACGCGACGAACACCGGATTCGGCACCGTCGACCTGATCGATCCCGCGGCGAACTGCACCACGGAGCTCGTGCTCGCGGTCATCGACGCGCTCGGCGCGGAACTGGACCCGGGCACGGCCGACTGCCTGTACGCGGGCCTCATCACGGACACGGGTTCGTTCCGATGGGCGACACCCGCCGGGCACGTCATGGCGAGCCGGCTGCTCGCCGCGGGCGCGCGCGGCCGGGAGCTCTCGCGCGATCTGCTCGACAGCCATCCCCGCGCCTGGTTCGCGATGGTCGCCGCGGTGCTCGGCTCCGCCACGGCGGTGCCGGAGGCCTTCGGTGGGCGCGGCGCCGTGTACGCCGTGTGCCGCGCGGCGGATCGCGGGCCGCTGGGCTGGGACGCCGCCGAATCGCTCATCGACCTCCTGCGCACGGCCGAGGACTGCGAGGTCGCGGCCCTGTTCAAGGAGAGCGACGACGGCGAGTGGTCCGCCTCCCTCCGCGCGCGCACCGACCTCGACGTCTCCGCGCTCGCCCGCGGCTTCGGCGGCGGCGGGCACCGGCTGGCCGCGGGGTACTCCGCCACCGGTTCCAGCGACGACGTCGTCTCCGCCTTCCTGGCCCGGGTCTGA
- the infB gene encoding translation initiation factor IF-2 has product MAGKARVHELAKELGVTSKEVLARLSEQGEFVKSASSTVEAPVARRLRESYGSKSDGGAKPGPAPAKKPGPAAASTPAAAAPAADAPRPTSARPGPRPAAPAAPEPAPEPAAPAAPAASAAPSAPEARPAAPAARPGPRPAGPKPGPRTPKVGNNPFSSQAPVERAPRPQPGPGGPRPQGGARPAPGQGGPRPQGGARPAPGQGGPRPQGGRPAAGPGGPRPTPGSMPPRPTPGAMPQRAARPAAQGRPGPGGRGGPGGRPGGGGGYRGGPGGTGTGAPAGGFRGRPGGGGRGRPGGTAGAFGRPGGAPRRGRKSKRAKRAEYENMQAPIAGGVRLPRGQGETIRLARGASLSDFAEKIDANPASLVQALFNLGEMVTATQSVNEETLVLLGEEMNYVVQVVSPEDEDRELLDSFDLTYGEDEGGEEDLEYRPPVVTVMGHVDHGKTRLLDTIRKANVREGEAGGITQHIGAYQVLTELDGNERLITFIDTPGHEAFTAMRARGAKATDLAILVVAADDGVMPQTVEAINHAQAADVPIVVAVNKIDKEGAQPEKIRGQLTEYGLVPEEYGGDTMFVDISAKQGTNVDQLLEAVLLTADASLDLRANPDMDAQGVAIEAHLDRGRGPVATVLIQRGTLRVGDSIVAGDAYGRVRRMVDENGDDISEATPSRPAQVIGFTSVPGAGDNLLVVDEDRIARQIADRRAARKRNALAARSRKRVSLEDLDAALKETSQLNLILKGDNSGTVEALEEALLGIEVDDEVQLRVIDRGVGGVTETNVNLASASNAIIIAFNVRAEGKATELANREGVEIRYYSVIYQAIDEVEAALKGMLKPVYEEKELGQAEIRAIFKSSKVGNIAGCMVQSGIMRRNAKARLLRDSAVVAENLTVTSLKREKDDATEVREGYECGLTLSYSDIKIGDVIETYELVEKPRD; this is encoded by the coding sequence GTGGCAGGCAAGGCCCGCGTGCACGAGTTGGCTAAGGAACTCGGTGTCACCAGCAAGGAAGTTCTCGCACGGCTCAGTGAGCAGGGCGAGTTCGTGAAGTCCGCGTCGTCGACGGTGGAAGCACCCGTCGCGCGACGCCTGCGCGAGTCGTACGGATCCAAGTCCGACGGCGGCGCCAAGCCGGGCCCCGCCCCGGCGAAGAAGCCCGGCCCCGCGGCCGCGAGCACCCCGGCAGCAGCGGCACCGGCCGCGGATGCCCCCCGTCCCACGTCGGCTCGTCCCGGCCCGCGCCCGGCGGCGCCGGCCGCGCCCGAGCCCGCCCCGGAGCCCGCCGCACCGGCGGCTCCCGCGGCGAGCGCCGCACCGTCGGCGCCCGAAGCCCGTCCGGCGGCGCCCGCCGCACGCCCGGGCCCGCGCCCGGCCGGCCCGAAGCCCGGGCCGCGCACCCCGAAGGTGGGCAACAACCCGTTCTCCTCGCAGGCTCCCGTCGAGCGTGCGCCGCGCCCGCAGCCGGGCCCCGGTGGCCCGCGTCCGCAGGGCGGCGCCCGTCCGGCTCCGGGCCAGGGTGGTCCGCGTCCGCAGGGCGGCGCGCGCCCGGCTCCGGGCCAGGGTGGTCCGCGTCCGCAGGGCGGCCGTCCCGCGGCCGGTCCCGGCGGCCCGCGCCCGACCCCCGGCAGCATGCCTCCGCGCCCGACCCCGGGTGCGATGCCGCAGCGCGCCGCGCGCCCGGCCGCACAGGGCCGCCCCGGCCCCGGTGGCCGTGGCGGGCCCGGCGGGCGTCCCGGCGGTGGCGGCGGCTACCGCGGTGGGCCCGGCGGTACCGGCACCGGTGCTCCCGCGGGCGGTTTCCGCGGGCGTCCGGGCGGTGGCGGCCGTGGCCGCCCCGGCGGCACCGCTGGTGCGTTCGGTCGTCCCGGTGGCGCCCCGCGCCGTGGCCGCAAGTCGAAGCGGGCGAAACGCGCCGAGTACGAGAACATGCAGGCGCCGATCGCCGGTGGCGTCCGGCTGCCCCGCGGCCAGGGCGAGACCATCCGTCTCGCTCGCGGCGCATCGCTGAGCGACTTCGCGGAGAAGATCGACGCGAACCCGGCTTCGCTGGTCCAGGCGCTGTTCAACCTGGGCGAGATGGTCACGGCCACCCAGTCGGTGAACGAGGAGACCCTCGTGCTGCTGGGCGAGGAGATGAACTACGTCGTCCAGGTCGTCAGCCCCGAGGACGAGGACCGCGAGCTGCTCGACAGCTTCGACCTCACCTACGGCGAGGACGAGGGCGGCGAGGAGGACCTCGAGTACCGTCCGCCGGTGGTCACCGTCATGGGCCACGTCGATCACGGTAAGACCCGGCTGCTCGACACGATCCGCAAGGCCAACGTCCGCGAGGGCGAGGCCGGCGGCATCACGCAGCACATCGGTGCCTACCAGGTGCTCACGGAGCTCGACGGCAACGAGCGGCTCATCACCTTCATCGACACCCCGGGTCACGAGGCGTTCACCGCCATGCGTGCCCGTGGTGCGAAGGCCACCGACCTCGCGATCCTCGTGGTCGCCGCCGACGACGGCGTCATGCCCCAGACGGTGGAGGCCATCAATCACGCGCAGGCGGCCGACGTGCCGATCGTCGTGGCGGTCAACAAGATCGACAAGGAGGGCGCGCAGCCGGAGAAGATCCGCGGCCAGCTCACCGAGTACGGTCTGGTGCCCGAGGAGTACGGCGGCGACACGATGTTCGTCGACATCTCCGCGAAGCAGGGCACCAACGTCGACCAGCTGCTCGAGGCGGTCCTGCTGACCGCCGACGCGTCGCTGGACCTGCGGGCCAACCCGGACATGGACGCGCAGGGCGTCGCCATCGAGGCGCACCTCGACCGCGGCCGTGGCCCGGTCGCCACCGTGCTCATCCAGCGCGGCACGCTGCGCGTCGGCGATTCGATCGTCGCGGGCGACGCGTACGGTCGCGTCCGCCGCATGGTCGACGAGAACGGCGACGACATCTCGGAGGCGACCCCGTCGCGTCCGGCGCAGGTCATCGGCTTCACGTCGGTGCCCGGAGCGGGTGACAACCTGCTCGTCGTCGACGAGGACCGGATCGCCCGGCAGATCGCCGACCGGCGCGCGGCGCGCAAGCGCAACGCCCTGGCGGCGCGCTCGCGCAAGCGCGTCTCGCTCGAGGATCTGGATGCCGCGCTGAAGGAGACCAGCCAGCTCAACCTCATCCTCAAGGGCGACAACTCGGGCACCGTGGAGGCGCTCGAGGAGGCCCTGCTCGGGATCGAGGTCGACGACGAGGTGCAGCTGCGCGTCATCGACCGCGGCGTCGGTGGCGTCACCGAGACGAACGTCAACCTGGCGTCGGCGTCGAACGCGATCATCATCGCGTTCAACGTGCGGGCCGAGGGCAAGGCGACGGAACTCGCGAACCGTGAGGGCGTGGAGATCCGGTACTACTCGGTGATCTACCAGGCGATCGACGAGGTCGAGGCCGCGCTCAAGGGCATGCTCAAGCCGGTCTACGAGGAGAAGGAGCTCGGCCAGGCCGAGATCCGCGCGATCTTCAAGTCGTCCAAGGTGGGCAACATCGCGGGTTGCATGGTCCAGTCCGGGATCATGCGGCGCAACGCGAAGGCGCGCCTGCTGCGCGATTCGGCGGTCGTGGCCGAGAACCTCACCGTCACGTCGCTCAAGCGCGAGAAGGACGACGCGACCGAGGTCCGCGAGGGCTACGAATGCGGTCTGACGCTCTCGTACTCCGATATCAAGATCGGCGACGTGATCGAGACCTACGAACTGGTCGAGAAGCCGCGCGACTGA
- a CDS encoding purine-cytosine permease family protein: protein MTALQPAEAEGAPSTALRDAAARETLEDYTLRFAPRSYRKWGPAVVATSALGGIAYLADFAIGANIGIANGTGNALWGIGFFALVIVLTGYPLAYYAARYNIDLDLITRGSGFGYYGSVLTNVIFASFTFIFFALEGSIMAQGLELGLGIPLWLGYLLSSVLIIPLVIYGMNTLAKLQVWTTPLWLVMMVLPFGYLLFKHPEAIGDFFAFGGIDTATGEPLNKGVSFAGTMLAAGVCLSLIAQIAEQIDYLRFMPPKTPENSRRWWTAVITAGPGWVFFGAIKQIVGLFLAVYLIGITIDNAGIANQPVHQFVEIYQDFLPHWLALTLAVILVVISQIKINVTNAYSGSLAWTNSFTRVTKTYPGRLVFLVFNVVIAIVLMEADMFSFLNNLLNFYANCGIAWIVAVASDIAINKYLLKISPKVPEFRRGMLYSVNPVGFVSVIVAAGLSIAAFFGLLGSALQPYSPLVALVLALVLPPVLALATRGKYYLRRSDDGIDLPMFDEYGNPSGEKLLCCVTGVEFERPDMVASAVPGPDGQKQYISSLALSTDKTGAHVLPADPPVR from the coding sequence GTGACCGCACTGCAACCCGCGGAGGCCGAGGGCGCACCGTCGACCGCGCTCCGCGACGCCGCCGCGCGCGAGACGCTCGAGGACTACACGCTGCGCTTCGCGCCGCGCAGCTACCGCAAGTGGGGGCCCGCCGTGGTCGCCACCTCGGCACTCGGCGGCATCGCCTACCTCGCCGACTTCGCGATCGGCGCCAACATCGGCATCGCGAACGGAACCGGGAACGCGCTGTGGGGCATCGGCTTCTTCGCGCTGGTGATCGTGCTGACCGGCTACCCGCTGGCCTACTACGCGGCCCGGTACAACATCGACCTCGACCTCATCACCCGCGGCAGCGGCTTCGGCTACTACGGCTCGGTGCTCACGAACGTGATCTTCGCGTCGTTCACGTTCATCTTCTTCGCGCTCGAGGGCTCGATCATGGCGCAGGGCCTCGAGCTCGGCCTGGGCATCCCGCTCTGGCTCGGGTACCTGCTCTCGTCCGTGCTCATCATCCCGCTGGTGATCTACGGCATGAACACGCTCGCGAAGCTGCAGGTGTGGACCACCCCGCTGTGGCTCGTGATGATGGTGCTGCCGTTCGGTTACCTGCTCTTCAAGCATCCCGAGGCCATCGGTGACTTCTTCGCGTTCGGCGGCATCGACACCGCCACCGGCGAGCCCCTGAACAAGGGCGTCAGCTTCGCCGGCACCATGCTGGCCGCGGGCGTGTGCCTGTCGCTCATCGCGCAGATCGCCGAGCAGATCGACTACCTGCGGTTCATGCCGCCCAAGACGCCCGAGAACTCGCGCCGCTGGTGGACCGCCGTGATCACCGCCGGACCGGGCTGGGTCTTCTTCGGTGCGATCAAGCAGATCGTCGGCCTGTTCCTCGCGGTCTACCTGATCGGGATCACGATCGACAACGCCGGCATCGCCAACCAGCCCGTGCACCAGTTCGTGGAGATCTACCAGGACTTCCTGCCGCACTGGCTGGCGCTCACCCTGGCCGTGATCCTCGTGGTGATCAGCCAGATCAAGATCAACGTGACCAACGCCTACTCGGGCTCACTCGCCTGGACCAACAGCTTCACCCGCGTCACCAAGACGTACCCCGGCCGGCTCGTGTTCCTCGTGTTCAACGTGGTCATCGCGATCGTGCTGATGGAGGCCGACATGTTCAGCTTCCTCAACAACCTGCTGAACTTCTACGCCAACTGCGGCATCGCCTGGATCGTCGCGGTCGCCAGCGACATCGCGATCAACAAGTACCTGCTGAAGATCTCGCCGAAGGTCCCGGAGTTCCGCCGCGGCATGCTCTACAGCGTCAACCCCGTCGGTTTCGTCTCGGTGATCGTGGCGGCGGGCCTGTCCATCGCCGCGTTCTTCGGCCTCCTGGGTTCGGCCCTGCAGCCCTACTCGCCGCTGGTCGCACTGGTCCTGGCCCTGGTGCTGCCGCCGGTGCTGGCCCTCGCCACCCGGGGCAAGTACTACCTGCGCCGATCCGACGACGGCATCGACCTGCCGATGTTCGACGAGTACGGCAACCCGTCGGGCGAGAAGCTGCTCTGCTGCGTGACCGGTGTCGAGTTCGAGCGCCCCGACATGGTGGCCTCCGCGGTGCCCGGCCCGGACGGGCAGAAGCAGTACATCAGCTCGCTGGCCCTGTCGACGGACAAGACCGGTGCGCACGTCCTGCCCGCCGACCCGCCGGTGCGGTAG
- the rbfA gene encoding 30S ribosome-binding factor RbfA — translation MADPARAARLAKRIGTIVATAIEHDIKDPRLDYVTVTDTRVTNDLHDATVFYTVMGPTLDVEPDYEAAAAGLEKARGQLRSKVGAGTGVRFTPTLRFELDGVPAAVANMEALLAKAREQDERVAAVAATATPAGEADPYKHDDEDADDDPDGDER, via the coding sequence ATGGCTGACCCGGCACGGGCCGCTCGGCTCGCCAAACGGATCGGGACCATCGTCGCGACCGCGATCGAGCACGACATCAAGGATCCGCGGCTCGACTACGTCACCGTCACCGACACCCGGGTGACCAACGACCTGCACGATGCCACGGTCTTCTACACGGTCATGGGACCGACGCTCGACGTCGAGCCCGACTACGAGGCGGCCGCGGCCGGCCTGGAGAAGGCCCGCGGTCAACTGCGCAGCAAGGTCGGCGCGGGCACGGGGGTGCGGTTCACCCCCACGCTGCGGTTCGAGCTCGACGGCGTGCCCGCCGCGGTCGCGAACATGGAGGCGCTGCTCGCCAAGGCGCGGGAGCAGGACGAGCGGGTCGCGGCCGTCGCCGCCACCGCCACACCGGCGGGCGAGGCCGACCCCTACAAGCACGACGACGAGGACGCCGACGACGACCCCGACGGGGACGAACGGTGA
- a CDS encoding HNH endonuclease, whose amino-acid sequence MPPKSTPPRARTRKARIARRRAKRVAAADNDLTAAQWAELVALWGACAYCGGAGPFQKDCVLPISRGGRYTQQNVVPACRSCNASKCNSEVTAWMRRKKLDEKAFLQGHAEILMHLRERNADDGAPTGEVGAPSGT is encoded by the coding sequence GTGCCCCCGAAGTCGACGCCGCCGCGCGCACGGACCCGCAAGGCCAGGATCGCCCGCCGGCGCGCGAAACGCGTGGCCGCCGCCGACAACGACCTGACCGCGGCTCAGTGGGCGGAGCTGGTCGCGCTGTGGGGCGCGTGCGCCTACTGCGGGGGAGCGGGGCCGTTCCAGAAGGACTGCGTCCTGCCGATCTCGCGCGGCGGTCGATACACCCAGCAGAACGTGGTACCCGCGTGCCGTTCGTGCAACGCCAGCAAGTGCAATTCCGAGGTCACGGCGTGGATGCGGCGCAAGAAGCTCGACGAGAAGGCGTTCCTCCAGGGCCACGCCGAGATCCTGATGCACCTGCGGGAGCGGAACGCCGACGACGGCGCGCCGACCGGGGAGGTCGGCGCACCGTCGGGCACCTGA
- the fmdA gene encoding formamidase — MPEVVFPLDSSKKFTDQEKIGHNRWHYAIPPAVTVKPGDTFRVHCREWFDGAIHNDDSAEDILNAPLTTVHTLSGPIAVEGAKPGDLLIVDIVDVGPIPQEDSGPLAGQGWGYTGIFAKENGGGFLTEQFPDAYKAVWDFTGHTATSRHVPHVSFTGIIHPGLMGTAPSKDLLARWNAREAALIATDPDRVPPLALPPEPNDAILGTLTGDAFTAAAAEAARTAPPRENGGNQDIKNLTRGTRVFYPVFVDGANLSVGDLHFSQGDGEITFCGAIEMGGFIDLHVDIISGGMETYGVSENAIFLPGGDVGPRYEQFLAFSGTSVTLDDEQRYLDSHLAYQRACLHAIDYLTKFGYSPEQAYLLLGAAPIEGRLSGVVDIPNSCATVYIPTSIFDFDVTPGKDGPVQIDPGQGAPRASR; from the coding sequence ATGCCCGAAGTCGTCTTTCCGCTCGATTCCAGCAAGAAGTTCACCGACCAGGAGAAGATCGGCCACAACCGGTGGCACTACGCCATCCCGCCGGCCGTCACCGTCAAGCCCGGCGACACCTTTCGCGTGCACTGCCGGGAGTGGTTCGACGGTGCCATCCACAACGACGACTCGGCGGAGGACATCCTCAACGCACCGCTGACGACGGTGCACACGCTCTCGGGACCGATCGCCGTGGAGGGCGCGAAGCCGGGCGACCTGCTCATCGTGGACATCGTGGACGTGGGCCCGATCCCGCAGGAGGACAGCGGCCCGCTCGCCGGCCAGGGCTGGGGCTACACCGGCATCTTCGCCAAGGAGAACGGCGGCGGCTTCCTCACCGAGCAGTTCCCCGACGCCTACAAGGCCGTCTGGGACTTCACCGGCCACACCGCGACCTCACGGCACGTGCCGCACGTGAGCTTCACCGGCATCATCCACCCGGGCCTCATGGGCACGGCACCGTCGAAGGACCTCCTGGCCCGCTGGAACGCCCGCGAGGCGGCGCTCATCGCGACCGATCCGGACCGGGTGCCGCCGCTGGCGCTCCCGCCCGAGCCGAACGACGCGATCCTCGGCACGCTCACGGGCGACGCCTTCACCGCGGCGGCCGCGGAGGCCGCGCGCACCGCGCCGCCGCGCGAGAACGGCGGCAACCAGGACATCAAGAACCTCACCCGCGGCACCCGCGTGTTCTACCCGGTGTTCGTGGACGGCGCGAACCTCTCGGTGGGTGACCTGCACTTCAGCCAGGGCGACGGCGAGATCACCTTCTGCGGCGCCATCGAGATGGGCGGCTTCATCGACCTGCACGTCGACATCATCTCCGGCGGCATGGAGACCTACGGCGTCAGCGAGAACGCGATCTTCCTGCCCGGCGGCGACGTGGGTCCGCGGTACGAGCAGTTCCTCGCGTTCTCCGGCACCTCGGTGACCCTCGACGACGAGCAGCGCTACCTGGACAGCCACCTCGCCTACCAGCGGGCGTGCCTGCACGCGATCGACTACCTCACCAAGTTCGGCTACAGCCCGGAGCAGGCGTACCTGCTGCTCGGCGCCGCACCGATCGAAGGCCGCCTATCGGGCGTCGTCGACATCCCGAACTCCTGTGCCACCGTGTACATCCCGACGTCGATCTTCGACTTCGATGTGACCCCGGGCAAGGACGGGCCGGTGCAGATCGATCCCGGTCAGGGGGCGCCGCGCGCGTCGCGCTGA
- a CDS encoding FmdB family zinc ribbon protein, translating into MPTYEFRCSSCGPFDAVFSMREVPASTACRCGAPARRGITAPRLGSGASNAMRLIDATKATADRPAVVSAPPARTAGSALRPSRPAPRPSRESAPSDPRHARLPRP; encoded by the coding sequence ATGCCTACCTATGAATTCCGGTGCAGCAGTTGCGGACCCTTCGACGCCGTGTTCAGCATGCGCGAGGTCCCGGCGAGCACGGCGTGCCGGTGCGGCGCCCCGGCACGGCGCGGCATCACGGCGCCGCGGCTGGGCAGCGGCGCGTCGAACGCGATGCGCCTGATCGACGCCACGAAGGCGACCGCGGACCGGCCCGCCGTCGTGTCGGCGCCGCCGGCCCGCACCGCCGGTAGCGCGCTCCGACCGAGCCGGCCGGCACCACGGCCGAGCCGTGAATCGGCACCGTCGGACCCCCGGCACGCCCGCCTGCCCCGTCCCTAG
- a CDS encoding MATE family efflux transporter, translating into MAGKDRVTGTSVAPAGLGRRIVGQALPALGVLAAEPLYLLWDTAIIGRLGALPLAGLAVGGLILATVSTQLTFLSYGTTSRSARRYGAGDRDGAVVEGVQATWIALAVGGVLLALVQGFAGPVTRAVAGRAEIAAAAESWVRVAAFGIPLILVTMAGNGWLRGVQRPRAPLVFVLVGLGLSTVLCPVLVFGWGGAPDLGLVGSAWANLAGQVLSGALFLGAVIRAAREGGGAAALRPRPDLVRAQLVLGRDLIVRSLSFQVCFVSAGAVAARAGAQYVGAHQIAMQLWNFVALVLDSLAIAAQTLVGAALGAGDTGAARSLGRRVTAWSTAFAVGIAAALAALQGTLPRLFTTDAAVLDALTVPWWFLVGMIPIAGVVFALDGVLLGASDAAFLRSATMAAALAGFLPLIWLSYAFGWGLAGIWSGLAAFMVLRCVAVVARFLGHRWERVGTAPA; encoded by the coding sequence ATCGCGGGGAAGGATCGCGTGACCGGGACCTCCGTCGCGCCCGCCGGTCTCGGTAGGCGCATCGTCGGGCAGGCACTGCCCGCGCTCGGCGTGCTCGCCGCCGAGCCCCTGTACCTCCTGTGGGACACCGCGATCATCGGCCGCCTGGGCGCGCTCCCGCTGGCCGGACTCGCCGTCGGCGGGCTGATCCTCGCGACGGTCTCGACGCAGCTGACCTTCCTGTCCTACGGCACCACCTCGCGCTCGGCGCGCCGCTACGGTGCCGGCGACCGGGACGGCGCCGTCGTCGAGGGCGTGCAGGCCACGTGGATCGCGCTGGCGGTGGGCGGCGTGCTGCTCGCCCTCGTGCAGGGCTTCGCCGGCCCCGTGACGCGGGCGGTCGCGGGCCGTGCGGAGATCGCCGCCGCGGCGGAGTCCTGGGTGCGCGTCGCCGCGTTCGGCATCCCGCTGATCCTGGTCACCATGGCCGGCAACGGCTGGCTCCGCGGGGTGCAGCGGCCGCGCGCGCCCCTGGTCTTCGTGCTCGTCGGGCTGGGCCTGTCCACCGTGCTGTGCCCCGTCCTGGTCTTCGGGTGGGGCGGAGCGCCGGACCTGGGACTCGTCGGATCCGCCTGGGCGAACCTGGCCGGGCAGGTCCTGAGCGGCGCACTCTTCCTCGGCGCAGTGATCCGCGCGGCCCGGGAGGGCGGCGGCGCGGCGGCCCTCCGCCCGCGGCCCGACCTGGTGCGTGCACAACTGGTGCTGGGGCGCGACCTCATCGTGCGGAGCCTGTCCTTCCAGGTCTGCTTCGTCTCCGCGGGCGCGGTGGCCGCGCGTGCGGGCGCGCAGTACGTGGGCGCCCACCAGATCGCGATGCAACTGTGGAACTTCGTCGCGCTCGTCCTGGACTCGCTGGCCATCGCCGCGCAGACCCTGGTGGGCGCGGCGCTCGGCGCGGGGGACACCGGCGCCGCACGGTCCCTCGGCCGCCGTGTGACCGCCTGGTCCACGGCGTTCGCCGTCGGGATCGCGGCGGCACTCGCCGCGCTGCAGGGCACCCTGCCGCGCCTGTTCACCACCGACGCCGCCGTTCTCGATGCCCTCACCGTGCCGTGGTGGTTCCTCGTGGGGATGATCCCGATCGCCGGCGTGGTTTTCGCGTTGGACGGAGTGCTGCTCGGGGCCTCCGACGCCGCGTTCCTCCGGTCGGCGACGATGGCAGCGGCCCTCGCCGGCTTCCTCCCGCTGATCTGGCTGTCCTACGCGTTCGGATGGGGCCTCGCCGGGATCTGGTCCGGGCTCGCGGCGTTCATGGTGCTGCGCTGCGTCGCGGTGGTCGCCCGCTTCCTGGGGCACCGGTGGGAGCGGGTGGGCACCGCGCCGGCGTGA
- a CDS encoding ion transporter produces MNATTDERLAPYPRKPPVLWTDWAMVALAFVSVGLIVWITFFDVADRTRTAVLILDAVICAVFAAEFLYRWRQVGWHRRFLLVNWYELLGMIPALVVPSPAPRLFRLIRIAVALARLARAIDRLYGDRITAAVVNRATDTVVDAVKRPITVAVLDEVAEVLKSGHYTKNIAAALEENKAEMSGMILETIKNDPQTKRVKYIPFHDEIIQLIVDTTFRMVLQVLADERTDELVADMLRENIDQIRDSVKRKEDAAAKPKAGNTAVTRGPTL; encoded by the coding sequence ATGAACGCCACGACCGACGAACGACTCGCGCCCTACCCGCGGAAACCGCCCGTCCTGTGGACCGACTGGGCGATGGTGGCCCTGGCCTTCGTCTCCGTGGGCCTCATCGTGTGGATCACGTTCTTCGACGTCGCGGACCGGACGCGCACCGCCGTCCTCATCCTGGATGCGGTGATCTGCGCGGTCTTCGCGGCGGAATTCCTCTACCGGTGGCGCCAGGTCGGCTGGCACCGACGATTCCTACTGGTCAACTGGTACGAACTGCTCGGCATGATCCCCGCGCTGGTGGTGCCGAGTCCGGCTCCGCGGCTGTTCCGGCTGATCCGCATCGCGGTGGCGCTCGCGCGCCTGGCGCGCGCGATCGACCGGCTGTACGGCGACCGGATCACCGCCGCGGTCGTCAACCGCGCCACCGATACCGTGGTCGACGCGGTCAAGCGCCCGATCACCGTGGCGGTCCTGGACGAGGTGGCCGAGGTGCTCAAATCCGGGCACTACACCAAGAACATCGCGGCGGCGCTCGAGGAGAACAAGGCCGAGATGAGCGGCATGATCCTCGAGACCATCAAGAACGATCCGCAGACCAAACGCGTCAAGTACATCCCGTTCCACGACGAGATCATTCAGCTCATCGTGGACACCACCTTCCGGATGGTGCTGCAGGTGCTGGCCGACGAGCGGACCGACGAGCTGGTGGCCGACATGCTGCGCGAGAACATCGACCAGATCCGGGACTCGGTGAAGCGCAAGGAGGACGCGGCCGCGAAGCCGAAGGCGGGCAACACCGCCGTCACACGCGGCCCGACCCTGTAA
- a CDS encoding DUF503 domain-containing protein, whose amino-acid sequence MFTGVIEVDLLLGDVHSLKHKRSVLRPILAELRRFSVSAAEVGHQDLHRRALVGVGLVGPDAGHVGEVLDRCERTVAGHPEVELLSVRRRLWGPED is encoded by the coding sequence ATGTTCACAGGTGTCATCGAAGTAGACCTGCTCCTGGGTGACGTGCATTCGCTCAAGCACAAGCGTTCCGTCCTCCGTCCGATCCTGGCCGAGCTGCGCCGGTTCTCCGTCAGCGCGGCCGAGGTGGGCCATCAGGACCTGCACCGTCGCGCCCTGGTCGGGGTGGGGCTCGTCGGCCCCGATGCGGGCCACGTCGGCGAGGTCCTCGATCGGTGCGAACGCACCGTCGCGGGGCACCCCGAGGTGGAATTGTTGTCGGTGCGGCGTCGCCTGTGGGGCCCGGAGGACTGA